A single Ignavibacteriales bacterium DNA region contains:
- the aroF gene encoding 3-deoxy-7-phosphoheptulonate synthase, whose product MMVLMKLDSQQQQIEDVLQKISSRHCKGHVIYGTSRIGIGVTGEVSNFQPDDFLFMEGVMDVVRISKKFKLVSREVKTEDTIIQIGEEKIGGGSLNIIAGPCSIESRDQLFDVAGALKEMGVKFFRAGAYKPRTSPYAFQGLKEKGLELLKEIKDTFGMYIVTEVKDTETLPQVAEVTDILQIGARNMQNFSLLERVGSVQKPVLLKRGLSATIEDLLMSAEYILAQGNFDVILCERGIRTFETYTRNTLDLNAVPMIKSLSHLPVFVDPSHGIGIWDKVEPMSMASVACGADGLMIEVHCDPGNALSDGYQSLTPKNFKHLIGKLEALAPIAEKELNLDVQHK is encoded by the coding sequence ATGATGGTTCTCATGAAGCTGGACAGCCAGCAGCAGCAGATAGAAGATGTATTGCAAAAAATAAGCTCCCGCCACTGCAAAGGGCACGTTATCTACGGCACTTCGCGCATCGGCATTGGTGTCACAGGTGAGGTGTCAAACTTTCAGCCGGATGACTTCCTGTTTATGGAAGGGGTAATGGATGTGGTACGTATATCCAAAAAATTCAAATTGGTATCACGGGAAGTAAAAACTGAAGATACAATTATCCAGATCGGTGAGGAAAAGATAGGCGGCGGTTCGCTTAATATCATTGCCGGCCCTTGCTCCATTGAAAGCCGTGACCAGCTGTTTGATGTGGCAGGCGCGCTTAAGGAGATGGGCGTGAAATTCTTCAGAGCAGGTGCTTATAAACCCAGAACCAGCCCTTATGCCTTCCAGGGACTGAAGGAAAAAGGTCTTGAGCTGCTAAAAGAAATCAAGGACACCTTCGGTATGTATATCGTAACCGAAGTGAAGGATACGGAAACACTCCCCCAGGTAGCGGAAGTAACCGATATCCTGCAGATTGGTGCAAGGAATATGCAGAATTTCTCCCTGCTTGAACGGGTGGGGTCTGTGCAGAAACCCGTACTGCTTAAGCGGGGACTTTCTGCCACTATCGAAGATCTGCTGATGAGCGCCGAATATATCCTCGCCCAGGGGAACTTTGATGTTATCCTTTGTGAACGAGGTATCAGAACCTTTGAAACCTATACACGCAACACACTTGATCTTAATGCTGTGCCGATGATCAAAAGCCTTTCTCACCTTCCGGTGTTTGTTGACCCTTCTCATGGCATCGGCATCTGGGACAAAGTTGAGCCGATGTCCATGGCCTCGGTTGCCTGCGGTGCGGATGGTTTAATGATAGAAGTTCACTGCGATCCGGGTAATGCACTTTCTGACGGATATCAGTCTCTCACACCAAAAAACTTTAAACATCTAATCGGAAAATTAGAGGCACTAGCCCCTATTGCGGAGAAAGAACTTAACTTAGATGTCCAGCATAAGTAA